The genome window AACGTACACGAGTCATTCGAATTTAAGTTGCCACATTAGGAATGTCCATTTAAACGAGAGGGAAGTAAAATGCGACGTTTGCGATATGACATTCTTCTCTCGGAACACTTTGAAAATGCATATGCTGAGACATACGGGTCAGCGAGACCACCACTGCGAATTGTGTGGGAACACTTTCGCTAGGAGGTTTACCCTCAATCAACACATGCAGGTACATACGAAAGAACGCCGAAACCTAAGAAGAGGACCATCGCCACAGTATTTGATCATCGCGGAATCGGACGCTGAAGCTGATCATTAAAAAACCTTGGATTTTGAAATGTAGTGTTACTGTAAAACAAATTGTTGTGTATTAATACGAAGTGGTTTTATTTAAACTAATCCAATGAGGAATGTGCaatgctcagacaagccgccaagcgcttacgagcacgaagaaatcaACAACGTATAtttagtttttgtggaaaaaaaaaaactcaaaactaTCTTTATTCAAATAGAGTTGTTTTGCATCattcataaatatttaatgtaatTGTACATTGAAGTCCAGATCTGAAATAACGCAATTACCGACCGAATAATATGGAAAGGCCGAGGTGAAGCCGAGGACTTCTTAAGTgatcttttaaactaaacgTAATTACGTAGAAACTACTTATTACAAACTTATTAATCAATAGACAAAACATtgctaaaaattatttaatgtataaaaattaGAAGAGCATTGAGCAGAGAGCAGAACAGTAACGACATAGTAACGTTTATTTAATTTGTGAAAAGAAATATATAGATACAGATTTGGTAAAGTTATTATAAAGTTTTTGTTGGTAAAGCCTggccagaaaaataaaacaactcCCCATATTGCGGAAACCCCATAgaactaatttatacaataCCATCCTTATGACCATATACCGTTAtttactagtggcgcccccagagcaagttttttatatttctggccAGGcgttatattatagatattttttaaaacatgctGACGAACAAGTCTACGTCAAGAAATTCAAATCCAATACTACAAATGGCGTAGTACAAGTACGTACAAGCTGTCGATTTTACgtgaaagctgtttaaagtacaGATATAACGCGCATTAAAATAGAAGATGATTTGAATACAGTTTAGCATTGGATCACAAGTCTCGACAATATGATAAACTGTATTGAAATTGTCTACTAGTCTTGTGCTAGTCATATTTGAACTTTAAAATCGACTATTGTGTAGTTAATGCAATCGAAATATTAGAATATAATGTACTAAGTAAAAATTTTCTAATCTgaggaaataaattaatactatttataatttttattactgTTAACCTATACTTGAACGAAAATTTCTAAAtgattttttaagtaggtacatataaatattacggaaccggcaggatttgaACCTCGGGTTTCTATGGGTATCGCGCCCTGAGCGCCTTTGACTGCAACGCTACGGCTCCTTTATCCTTCAGTGTCgatatttcaaatatttatctatttagaCTAAGCTACTGTTAACGCCATCTAGTAAAGACACATTACAGTTACCGACACTGAACAGTTATGTCACAAAGAGGAGAAACATATCTGGAAAGTCACAGTAATACCACAGGAGTTTCAGAAAAAAACGTACATACAAATTCAAAATTACTCTTTCTTTATAGGTCTCAATCAGCAAATCTTTACTGGAGACAGGGCGGACGAAATCCTACGCAATATACAAGAGTCGAGCATAGGTGGCGATAGAATAGACAAAGGCAATAAAGTTGAGAAAAAGAATCACAAAGGTATTAATAAAAGGAatcagaatttttttaaaacgaTACGCGTTCTAGAAGTTGAGAAGCATCGAAAGAATTTGTTAGAAATATTGGTGAATTCTAACGCGACGCCGATTAAACATCGAGGTGACCAGGGCTACGTTTGTAGCTTCTGCACTGAACAATATCCGTTAGCGGCGGATTTAAAAATGCATACACTACAATCCCACGATGAGGACGCACTGAAACAAGTCATTCAGGATATGAGGATCTACACAGTCAAACTAGATATAACCTCGTTACAATGTGCGATCTGTCAGAGCGACATGTCTACAATAGAACAACTGATGGACCATTTGATGACAATTCACAAGCGGCAATTATACACAGatataaaaaatcatattataccTTTCAAATTTAAAGATGACGAACTAAAATGCGCCATTTGTTCGATCACATGTTCGACATTTAGACTTTTAACGGAACATATGAACAATCATTATAGAAATTACGTTTGTGACGCATGCGGTGCCGGGTTCGTCAACCGCGACATTCTACGGAGTCATTTAAAGATACACAAAATAGGGACCTTTACGTGTGACCTTTGTCCCAAAACATTTGATACGCGCGTCAAGAAATCGTTGCACATTAATGTGGTGCATAAAAAGTCGAGTATGACGCGAAAATGCGGGTACTGTAACGAAGCGTTTATGGATTACCACATGAAGCTGGAGCATTTGCACCGTGTGCACGGCGCGAAGAAGGTAGAATTTAAATGTGAACTATGTGACAAAACGTACAAGAAACATACGACTTTAAGGTGCCACATAAGGAATGTCCATTTAAACGAGAGGGAAGTCAAATGCGATGTGTGCGATATGGCTTTCTTCTCTCGGAAGGTTATGAAAACGCATATGCTGAGACACACGGGTCAGCGGGACCACCACTGCGAATTGTGTGGGAAAAGATTCGCTAGGAGGTGTACCCTCACTCAACACAAGCGGGTACACACAAAAGAACGCCGAAATGTGAGGAGAGACCTATCGCCACAGTATTTGATCATAACGAAATCCGATGCTGATGCTGATCAGTAAATAaccttagatttttttaatgtaatgttacagaaatacaaattttttgtttattattacaaactggttttatttttcactcAAAACTTTGTTTATTCTTAAATGAACATCCaatgtaaattaatattatatacctacatttgtacgggagcggtgtgcaggctcgaccgtaccaaaggggagatctcccaccgagcggttggttgtgctcggtagcgccagctgggccaacggttgtatcttgaaacttctatatatagtccagactgccgaacactctgttagtgcgagtactgtaggcggtacatttgttcgggactacgtcatcgattgaacagcgccatctagtttatattgtggcaaccgccacatcactcccctccgagacgaacgcgtagtgtgaagcagtgaagagaggtggcgttgtagcgtgaaggcgtgtgaagggcaatggctgctgaccatccagagaagcggtggaccaggacgcttgtagctggtgatggagtgcagagtGGTGCCCCGTTGCTGtgtgctacatccgtcttacaggcctcgatgtgattGCTGTTGCTTGGTAGACTTGGAGTTAGAGGAGACgtcgggcttgcggtgtgtgatccaaaggtgttgcgatgtatgcgatcacccttgatcacgttatGTGCGCAGTGCTGtggtgtgcggttgatcttcgatgacgtcggctgttctagtgtgcgatcactcttgtatcaacgtcggctgttgtagtgtgcgaccactcttgatttcgtcggttgttgaggtgtgcgaccattcttgatcacgtcggggtcaccaatgtacgggagcggtgtgcaggctcgaccgtaccaaaggggagatctcccaccgagcggttggttgtgctcggtagcgccagctgggccaacggttgtatcttgaaacttctatatatagtccagactgccgaacactctgttagtgcgagtactgtcggcggtacatttgttcgggactacgtcatcgattgaacagcgccatctagtttatattgtggcaaccgccacacatttaatataatatatatgaatGGTTATGGAACGGCACAAAAGATTATATCGATGGCTTAGTTCACAATTTGCGCTAACTACACAATCATTGTCGATTTTACAGGAGAGCTGCTTAAAATACTGATATGACTAGCATAATGATAGTAGTTGGATACAGTTTAACATCTGATCACAACTCCCGACCAGATGCTGTACTGTATTGAAATTATCTACTATTTTTGAGCTAGTGCTAGTATTGCTAGTAATATTATCTGAAATTTAAACAACTCCTCTGTAAAATTGACAATTGTGTATGTTTAcgccatttattatattttcaagtaatctattataaatacacacacacgcacattcaaactcacacataagcatgtacgcaatgacatttcctttcaaattccccCTTTCAGTCCGATTCCGCATTCTGGCGCTTACGCACGCTGAAAACCGCTCCTGTTTTGCACAACGAATGTGCCACGCAATTAAAAACACCCGCTCCGCTCCAAAAAGTGTGTAAACTCGCGAAATCAAGTGAAAAccgcaactaataaataaacgctaattaatccgctaaaataagtgatctgaacaaaccgtcaagcaaaataggtacctataaaaagtgcaaaattaaCCTATGACGTGTACATATTATCGCTAAACAATCTTGCTATCGAAACCccttaattaaaatcagtgcagtTAAGTGCAACGGAAGGTCATCCCAAAGATCATCATCAGCAAGGAGCAGATCCCACTCACCAGTGACCGCCTGAAGCTCAGGTAACCCACAATCCTTGTGGTTCCATCGACCGGATTTAATCCTTGTGGTTCCATCGACCGGATTTAATCCTTTTGTTCCATCGACCGGGATCCGATCCTTTTGTTCCCATCGTCCTGGATCCAATCTGTTCCCTAACTATCCCGTTTGACCTTTAAACCTTCCATATTCCctcaaaaaacacttacaacAAAACACTGAAAACGCTATTTATATATTCCAATACTTATTTCATAGGTAAGAATCGAATCACGCTTCATACATCGAGTaccgaatttattaaaaaatatacaaaaattttgtatatttacgcATATTTGTGTTCAGATCAtcgcattatattatattaacgcattatatataattatttacatgtATTTCTCAGTATTTtaggttttaagtttttttttaattctacctGCATTCCGTTCGATAAATTATTCTTTGATCCATAATTATAATCGACCTTATTCGCTTGAAATAACGCTTACTATCGtatatcaaaagtcaaaatggctaagacaaaggaatcgacTAATGTAGAAATCGTTAAATTGGAAGCAAAAaaggaatttttatttcaatcagtTCAGCAAATTTATGATTTGTCACTTAAGGTGAGTGACCACGCACACAGAACGACTTTCATGTCCCGCATTCAATCTTTGGAGAAATTACGTCTAGATTTTACTACGAATTTAGATGAATTAATTTCAGCCTATTTAAACTCTGACCCTAAGTATGTTCCGAACTACTCCGCTCTTGGCGCGTTTGATACTTTATACTGTCAAATACAATATACGTTTAATGAGATTAAGACCGAGTCCACCACTTTGTCTCAGTGTGATAATCAATACAGTTTGTTAAACAAAAAGTTACCTCCGATAGATTTGAAGAGTTTTGATGGCAACCCTTCAAAATGgacaattttttatgaaaattttgtgaATCTTATTCATAATAACAACAGACTCTCTGACATACAGAAGGTTCAATACTTGATTAGTTGTTTAACTGATAAGGCGCTCTTAGTCTGTTCAGGAATCCCGCCTACATCTGAAAACTATCTTATTATATGGAACGCATTATTAGAAAAGTATCAAGACACGAGGGTACAGGCAGCTCAATATATTGATACAATattaaattgtaaacaaaatcaACCGCTCGAATCTTTTGTTGATCAATTCTGCTCTGCGCAAGCAGCTTTGACACGTCTACCTATAAAGAATTTGTCAGATTTTATGATAACGCATATCGCACTCTCGAAATTAAGTAAGGAAACTGTTTCATTGTTTGAACAGACGCATAAACACATCGAAATTCCTACTTTTTCtgatttaaatacatttttaaaagaacaacTAAAGATTC of Maniola hyperantus chromosome 26, iAphHyp1.2, whole genome shotgun sequence contains these proteins:
- the LOC117994331 gene encoding zinc finger protein 253-like isoform X17, with product MEGVLSDGMCRCCATEGSFKDFQVAYQWMGVEEIYGNMLKDCFDITLSVSEEISNGGICEVCITQLRNACNFKQQVQRTEEKFQKKLQEASFKTEGIKMEISRFEDDDSNISADDFSSPEYEVPIKVEKVEEKPKKRAAAKASTSKAKKTKASEGEPSVKRLNQQIFTGDRADEILRNIQESSIGGDRIDKGNKVEKKNHKGINKRNQNFFKTIRVLEVEKHRKNLLEILVNSNATPIKHRGDQGYVCSFCTEQYPLAADLKMHTLQSHDEDALKQVIQDMRIYTVKLDITSLQCAICQSDMSTIEQLMDHLMTIHKRQLYTDIKNHIIPFKFKDDELKCAICSITCSTFRLLTEHMNNHYRNYVCDACGAGFVNRDILRSHLKIHKIGTFTCDLCPKTFDTRVKKSLHINVVHKKSSMTRKCGYCNEAFMDYHMKLEHLHRVHGAKKVEFKCELCDKTYKKHTTLRCHIRNVHLNEREVKCDVCDMAFFSRKVMKTHMLRHTGQRDHHCELCGKRFARRCTLTQHKRVHTKERRNVRRDLSPQYLIITKSDADADQ
- the LOC117994331 gene encoding zinc finger protein 253-like isoform X7, with translation MEGVLSDGMCRCCATEGSFKDFQVAYQWMGVEEIYGNMLKDCFDITLSVSEEISNGGICEVCITQLRNACNFKQQVQRTEEKFQKKLQEASFKTEGIKMEISRFEDDDSNISADDFSSPEYEVPIKVEKVEEKPKKRAAAKASTSKAKKTKASEGEPSVKRLNQQITIFTGDRADEILRNIQESSVGGDRVDRGNKVEKKNHKGLNQQIFTGDRADEILRNIQESSIGGDRIDKGNKVEKKNHKGINKRNQNFFKTIRVLEVEKHRKNLLEILVNSNATPIKHRGDQGYVCSFCTEQYPLAADLKMHTLQSHDEDALKQVIQDMRIYTVKLDITSLQCAICQSDMSTIEQLMDHLMTIHKRQLYTDIKNHIIPFKFKDDELKCAICSITCSTFRLLTEHMNNHYRNYVCDACGAGFVNRDILRSHLKIHKIGTFTCDLCPKTFDTRVKKSLHINVVHKKSSMTRKCGYCNEAFMDYHMKLEHLHRVHGAKKVEFKCELCDKTYKKHTTLRCHIRNVHLNEREVKCDVCDMAFFSRKVMKTHMLRHTGQRDHHCELCGKRFARRCTLTQHKRVHTKERRNVRRDLSPQYLIITKSDADADQ